The Paenibacillus sp. RUD330 genome has a segment encoding these proteins:
- a CDS encoding cupredoxin domain-containing protein — MNAIIVTRKQLRLAALALTIAILAVACWRLYPSVSGEAASATAAANPQVFEMVTGEFRSQTADGKEIEVYQWSPSFLTVKKGEQVTLRITGVNGASHPFVIEGLGVKGEVKKGAVTEVSFTPEKAGTYPIICMTHTDLKHGGPMVGYIHVQ; from the coding sequence ATGAACGCCATTATCGTAACGAGAAAACAGCTCCGGCTCGCGGCTCTCGCGCTCACGATCGCCATTCTTGCCGTCGCCTGCTGGAGGCTGTATCCGAGCGTTTCCGGCGAAGCGGCTTCGGCGACGGCAGCGGCGAATCCGCAAGTGTTCGAGATGGTCACCGGCGAGTTCAGAAGCCAGACGGCAGACGGCAAGGAAATCGAAGTGTACCAATGGAGCCCCAGCTTCCTCACGGTGAAGAAAGGCGAGCAGGTCACGCTGCGCATCACCGGCGTCAACGGCGCCAGCCACCCGTTCGTCATTGAAGGGCTCGGCGTAAAAGGAGAGGTCAAAAAAGGGGCGGTGACGGAAGTCAGCTTCACGCCGGAAAAAGCCGGCACCTACCCCATCATCTGCATGACCCACACGGACCTCAAGCACGGCGGACCGATGGTCGGATACATCCACGTCCAGTAG
- a CDS encoding thioredoxin family protein — protein MAKQIADKLSKGITPQQFREGMTKNKEAFESWYDRFEWESEDDREFFESLNNRDDLRVLILMADWCGDVVRNVPAVLRALENSGVPVEVLIMEEHLDTMDQFLTMGGRSVPIVIVADTGGHVLGQWGPRPARIQEPMVRFKQENTDREAPDYQDNLAETRKEIMRRYGEDAAYQKEVVRELRELFSSI, from the coding sequence ATGGCCAAGCAAATAGCCGACAAGCTGTCGAAGGGAATCACGCCGCAGCAGTTCCGTGAAGGCATGACGAAAAACAAGGAAGCTTTCGAATCCTGGTACGACCGCTTCGAATGGGAAAGCGAGGACGACCGCGAGTTTTTCGAATCGCTGAACAACCGAGACGATCTGCGCGTGCTGATCCTGATGGCGGATTGGTGCGGCGACGTCGTGCGCAACGTTCCGGCCGTGCTTCGCGCGCTGGAGAACAGCGGCGTGCCCGTCGAAGTGCTGATCATGGAAGAGCATCTCGATACGATGGATCAATTCCTCACCATGGGAGGGCGCTCGGTGCCGATCGTCATCGTCGCCGACACCGGCGGCCATGTGCTCGGGCAATGGGGCCCGCGCCCCGCGCGCATCCAGGAGCCGATGGTCCGGTTCAAGCAGGAGAACACCGACCGCGAAGCGCCTGATTACCAGGATAACCTGGCCGAGACGCGCAAGGAGATCATGCGCCGCTACGGTGAGGACGCCGCCTATCAAAAAGAAGTCGTTCGCGAGCTGCGCGAGCTGTTCTCGTCGATCTGA
- a CDS encoding DedA family protein — MHLFHELVTYLLGIVEKLGYFGIILGLAMEVIPSEIVLGYAGYMVSTGSMTFWGAVLCGTIGAILQQWILYAIGLYGGRPFLDKYGKYIKIKPKHIDIAEGWFQRYGPGMVFTARFVPVMRQVISIPAGMARMPLSTFTLLTAIASLPWSILFVYIGRSLGSNWEQIKDKAAPYTMPAILVAAAVLIMYVLFKYLRSRGRTV, encoded by the coding sequence ATGCACTTGTTTCACGAACTCGTCACTTATTTGCTCGGCATCGTAGAGAAGCTCGGGTATTTCGGCATCATCCTGGGTCTGGCCATGGAAGTGATTCCGAGCGAAATCGTGCTCGGTTATGCCGGCTATATGGTATCCACAGGCAGCATGACCTTCTGGGGAGCGGTTCTTTGCGGGACGATAGGCGCGATCCTGCAGCAATGGATCCTGTACGCGATCGGCTTGTACGGGGGACGTCCGTTTCTGGACAAATACGGAAAATACATCAAGATCAAGCCGAAGCACATCGATATCGCCGAAGGCTGGTTCCAGCGCTACGGTCCGGGCATGGTGTTCACCGCCCGCTTCGTTCCGGTGATGCGCCAGGTCATCTCCATTCCTGCGGGAATGGCCCGCATGCCGCTGTCCACCTTCACGCTGCTGACGGCGATCGCCTCGCTTCCGTGGTCGATCCTGTTCGTCTACATCGGCCGCAGCCTGGGCAGCAACTGGGAGCAGATCAAGGACAAGGCGGCTCCTTACACGATGCCGGCCATTCTGGTCGCCGCCGCGGTGCTGATCATGTACGTGCTGTTCAAATACTTGCGCTCCCGCGGCCGCACGGTCTGA
- a CDS encoding dehydrogenase: protein MNGMPSNKHQRELPTARKIRRACSNELYRTAKRLKGYISKEQMEQAEKLYTRKVYLNLVFVHENRDNRKKLCDWWDDNVAAEIAELWQAEPEKLKTAFRDAFGG, encoded by the coding sequence ATGAACGGCATGCCGAGCAACAAGCATCAGCGTGAGCTCCCTACCGCCCGCAAAATCCGGCGCGCCTGCAGCAATGAGCTGTACCGGACCGCCAAGCGCCTGAAAGGGTACATTTCCAAGGAGCAGATGGAGCAGGCGGAAAAGCTGTACACGCGCAAGGTCTATCTCAATCTCGTGTTCGTCCACGAGAACCGCGACAACCGCAAAAAGCTGTGCGACTGGTGGGACGACAACGTCGCCGCCGAAATCGCCGAGCTGTGGCAGGCCGAACCGGAAAAGCTGAAGACGGCATTCCGCGATGCCTTTGGCGGCTGA
- a CDS encoding SprT family protein produces MEDKELQAWVEWVSLEAFGIPFRHRATFNRRLTSTGGRYFLKSHNIDISAKQLEIFGPAETEKIIRHELCHYHLHLLGMGYRHRDADFKEWLARSGGSRHCRPLPGREQRKPLPFRYKLVCTGCRMEYKRKRKVDPARYRCGKCRGKLVLTALDSASEA; encoded by the coding sequence ATGGAGGATAAGGAGCTGCAGGCATGGGTGGAGTGGGTATCGCTGGAGGCGTTCGGAATTCCGTTCCGGCACCGCGCGACGTTCAACAGAAGGCTGACCTCGACGGGCGGCCGCTACTTCCTGAAGTCGCATAACATCGACATCAGCGCGAAGCAGCTGGAGATCTTCGGCCCCGCGGAAACCGAGAAGATTATCCGGCATGAGCTTTGCCATTATCATTTGCATCTGCTCGGGATGGGATACCGGCATCGGGATGCGGATTTCAAGGAATGGCTCGCTCGTTCGGGCGGATCCAGGCATTGCCGTCCGCTGCCGGGCAGGGAGCAGCGCAAGCCCCTTCCGTTCCGCTACAAGCTCGTCTGCACCGGCTGCCGCATGGAATACAAGCGCAAGCGCAAGGTGGATCCGGCCCGCTACCGATGCGGAAAGTGCAGGGGAAAGCTTGTTTTGACAGCGCTTGACAGCGCCAGCGAGGCATGA
- a CDS encoding DUF4183 domain-containing protein, which translates to MPPSLIKAFFAASSVVSGTVDTVTSTNVVDAATRFNAAVTAPMIDAGAGTTTIPATSFLDDGGNPVPAGSLPAIAPGGSFDVYVNGILQQSELSTPSPTGLVLATADILPGTPVNLAIHNYGGTTSTSTSTPTLTVTTTINS; encoded by the coding sequence ATGCCTCCGTCCTTGATCAAAGCCTTTTTTGCCGCAAGCAGCGTTGTGAGCGGCACCGTGGATACGGTCACGTCGACCAATGTCGTCGACGCGGCTACCCGGTTCAATGCCGCCGTCACCGCGCCGATGATCGATGCGGGAGCCGGAACGACGACGATTCCCGCGACGAGCTTCCTTGACGACGGCGGGAATCCCGTCCCCGCGGGAAGCTTGCCTGCCATCGCCCCCGGCGGCTCCTTCGACGTATACGTCAACGGCATCCTGCAGCAAAGCGAGCTGTCCACGCCAAGCCCGACCGGCCTTGTCCTGGCGACAGCCGATATCCTCCCCGGCACCCCCGTCAACCTGGCCATCCACAATTACGGCGGAACGACCTCCACCAGCACCTCCACCCCCACGCTGACGGTCACGACGACAATCAACTCCTGA
- a CDS encoding O-antigen ligase family protein encodes MHLEPGKNVQESEETPAWKRGRNTPWRIRMNGTALRGVAAAAACAALLVWMMSRAGMYFDERYYGLQTMLCLAAACLLGAGMRRGTQEERRTEANRGAGRMKWLLTAACLLATALSALCVVGLAFSPVSVRGSLNEALRWSALAALIVLLRARPAGSRSLAGGIQLFAAAAVAVSAAAWFGWLRGTDYMLFTSDERLSASGMRLAGWLQYSNSLGAFMAALLVFQWKLLSAGNRMLRWSAALLAAPCFAVLVLTESRGSWAAAGAGLLLGLLLCPRNIRLRWLVSAAGTLGGGAALTGMAYRLGPAAWGMPSAEARLSETWAWAAAPAVLAVGALFLLQLVSRCRREEASDPISEPPAEKRSGSPIKAASSRGKRGWRSRLSTKPLLWRLLASGGFLLAAALLWLPLSPVHRAAASHETGASRLMYYVDALSIAAKAPFLGTGGDSWRSLYRSVQRVPYTGSEVHSGYIDQLVDHGAAGLLLMLLFAAVLLALAASGRKDGAAAPAVLLLHAAVDIDMSYGLFWMFLVFLAAGSVSMEAGGDGGEKVRRERHVSATPAKERGAPIVRRRKMPAIARRAALLLFACWLAAAAAASQPAAPRGCAKPPPARPAPRASRCCARRSRRTRHGPGSASTWRLSSRLAGGRRCWRTDCAMSRSPLRCSGSSAWLMPSSGMRRARKRGCARRCAWTSGTRPGRRPCRSCCSSWRGCSSGKERLRWPEARPGGRSGCMRTMQSLSGWRRSPGRRRIAAASA; translated from the coding sequence ATGCATTTGGAACCCGGAAAAAACGTGCAGGAATCGGAGGAGACACCTGCATGGAAAAGAGGCAGGAATACGCCTTGGCGCATCCGGATGAACGGGACAGCCTTGCGCGGAGTCGCGGCGGCAGCGGCTTGCGCAGCGCTGCTTGTCTGGATGATGAGCCGGGCGGGAATGTATTTCGACGAGCGCTATTACGGCCTGCAAACGATGCTTTGCCTGGCGGCGGCTTGTCTCCTCGGGGCAGGAATGAGGCGGGGAACGCAGGAAGAGAGGCGGACGGAGGCGAATCGGGGAGCGGGCAGGATGAAGTGGCTGCTGACGGCGGCCTGCCTCCTTGCAACGGCGTTGTCGGCGCTTTGCGTTGTCGGACTGGCCTTCTCGCCTGTTTCGGTGCGCGGCAGCCTGAACGAAGCGCTCCGCTGGAGCGCGCTGGCCGCCCTGATCGTGCTGCTGCGGGCTCGTCCGGCCGGAAGCCGCAGCCTGGCGGGCGGCATTCAGCTGTTCGCAGCCGCCGCTGTGGCCGTCTCTGCAGCCGCGTGGTTCGGCTGGCTTCGCGGTACCGATTATATGTTGTTCACGTCGGATGAACGGCTGTCCGCATCGGGCATGAGACTGGCGGGCTGGCTGCAGTACAGCAATTCCCTCGGTGCTTTCATGGCGGCGCTCCTTGTATTTCAGTGGAAGCTTCTCTCCGCCGGCAATCGCATGCTCCGCTGGAGCGCTGCGCTACTCGCCGCTCCTTGTTTTGCCGTGCTGGTGCTGACGGAGTCGCGCGGCTCATGGGCAGCTGCCGGAGCCGGGCTGCTGCTCGGGCTGCTGTTATGTCCAAGAAACATCCGACTGCGATGGCTGGTGTCGGCCGCCGGGACTTTGGGCGGGGGAGCGGCGCTGACGGGAATGGCCTACCGTCTCGGGCCAGCCGCTTGGGGCATGCCCTCCGCCGAAGCGAGGCTGAGCGAGACGTGGGCTTGGGCCGCTGCTCCGGCCGTGCTGGCTGTGGGCGCATTATTCCTGCTGCAGCTGGTCTCCAGGTGCCGGAGAGAGGAGGCGTCCGATCCTATTTCCGAACCTCCGGCTGAAAAACGATCCGGATCCCCCATCAAAGCTGCTTCAAGCCGGGGGAAGCGAGGCTGGAGGAGCCGGCTTTCGACGAAACCTTTGCTTTGGAGGCTGCTTGCGTCGGGAGGCTTCCTGTTGGCGGCAGCGCTGCTGTGGCTGCCGTTGAGTCCTGTCCATCGGGCGGCCGCTTCGCATGAGACGGGGGCATCGCGGCTGATGTATTACGTGGACGCTCTAAGCATCGCGGCGAAAGCTCCTTTTCTAGGGACGGGAGGGGACTCCTGGCGGAGCCTCTATCGTTCGGTGCAGCGGGTCCCGTATACGGGAAGCGAAGTCCACAGCGGCTACATCGACCAGCTTGTGGATCATGGAGCCGCAGGCCTGCTTCTGATGCTGCTGTTCGCCGCCGTCTTGCTGGCATTGGCCGCTTCGGGAAGAAAGGATGGAGCCGCAGCGCCTGCGGTACTGCTTCTGCATGCCGCGGTGGACATCGATATGTCGTACGGGCTGTTCTGGATGTTCCTTGTTTTCCTGGCTGCCGGAAGCGTCTCGATGGAGGCGGGAGGAGACGGGGGAGAAAAGGTTCGGCGAGAGCGCCATGTCTCTGCCACGCCGGCAAAAGAGAGAGGGGCGCCGATTGTCAGGCGGCGCAAAATGCCAGCCATCGCGCGCCGTGCCGCGCTGCTGCTGTTCGCCTGCTGGCTCGCGGCCGCGGCCGCCGCCAGCCAGCCGGCCGCGCCGCGCGGCTGCGCGAAGCCGCCTCCGGCGCGGCCGGCGCCGCGCGCTTCGCGCTGCTGCGCGCGGCGGTCGAGGCGGACCCGGCATGGACCCGGGTCCGCCTCGACCTGGCGCCTCTCCTCCCGCCTCGCGGGAGGACGGCGCTGCTGGCGGACGGACTGCGCTATGAGCCGCAGTCCGCTCCGCTGCAGTGGGAGCTCGGCATGGCTTATGCCGAGCTCGGGGATGCGCCGCGCGCGGAAGCGCGGCTGCGCGCGGCGCTGCGCCTGGACAAGTGGAACGCGTCCAGGCAGGCGGCCGTGCCGGAGCTGCTGCTCGAGCTGGCGCGGCTGCAGCTCCGGCAAGGAAAGGCTGCGCTGGCCCGAGGCACGGCCAGGCGGGCGCTCGGGCTGTATGCGGACTATGCAAAGCTTGTCCGGCTGGCGCCGCTCCCCGGGACGCCGGCGAATAGCCGCGGCTTCCGCATGA
- a CDS encoding carbohydrate ABC transporter permease, with product MRLSYGDRFFTGFIYTFLVLLSVTCLYPFWNAVVVSFNEGMDTALGGVTVWPRAFTLENYEIVFQDSRILHAFLVSVLRTIVGTASAILCTAIFAFGMTRSELVGRKFYMVACIITMYFSGGLIPTFLLIRSLHLFDSFWVFIIPSLISVWNMIVFRTFFLGLPAGLDESARIDGCGYWGTFFRIVLPLSGPVIATLALFTAISHWNDWFMPSIYINNENLIPIQTKLQQILNSNIMTEQMQQLDSAAQARLSAMKTITGKSLSMATMMVATLPIICVYPFVQRYFVKGVLVGAVKG from the coding sequence ATCAGACTCAGCTACGGCGACCGGTTTTTCACCGGATTCATCTATACGTTTTTAGTCTTGCTTTCCGTCACATGCTTGTATCCGTTCTGGAACGCGGTGGTGGTGTCCTTCAATGAAGGAATGGACACCGCTCTGGGGGGCGTAACGGTATGGCCCCGCGCCTTCACGCTGGAAAACTACGAAATCGTGTTCCAGGACAGCCGGATCCTCCATGCGTTTCTCGTCTCCGTGCTCCGCACGATTGTCGGAACCGCATCCGCCATTCTTTGCACGGCCATATTTGCCTTCGGCATGACGCGCAGCGAGCTTGTCGGCCGCAAGTTCTACATGGTCGCCTGCATCATCACGATGTATTTCAGCGGCGGCCTCATTCCGACCTTCCTGCTGATCCGCAGCCTGCATCTGTTCGACTCCTTCTGGGTATTCATCATCCCGTCGCTGATCAGCGTCTGGAACATGATCGTCTTCCGCACGTTCTTCCTGGGACTCCCGGCCGGGCTGGACGAGTCGGCGCGCATCGACGGCTGCGGCTACTGGGGAACCTTCTTCCGGATCGTGCTGCCTCTATCGGGTCCGGTCATCGCGACCTTGGCTCTGTTCACGGCGATCTCGCACTGGAACGACTGGTTCATGCCGAGCATCTACATCAACAACGAGAACCTGATTCCGATCCAGACGAAGCTGCAGCAAATACTCAACTCGAACATCATGACCGAGCAGATGCAGCAGCTCGACTCCGCCGCGCAGGCCAGACTGTCCGCAATGAAGACCATAACGGGCAAATCGCTGTCGATGGCGACGATGATGGTCGCCACGCTTCCGATCATCTGCGTGTATCCGTTCGTTCAGCGTTATTTCGTGAAGGGCGTGCTCGTCGGCGCCGTGAAAGGCTGA
- a CDS encoding Tex family protein, translated as MAAEQERIVKGVAQELGLPLGKVKAAVGLLDEGNTIPFIARYRKEMTGELDENELRSIEEKLNYRRSLEERKREVLRLIGEQRKLTPELEKAVLASMKLQEVEDLYRPYRQKRKTRASVARERGLEPLARWLLSQPRQGDPLKQAEACVHPDKGVETPADALAGAQDIIAEEMADEARTRAWVRKFTMDQGALRTVVRQAGEESVYEMYYDYREPLRKLPPHRVLAINRGEREEVLRVSLEVQADRIHDYMIRHTLRQGTSPGVKEALVAAIEDAYKRLIAPSIEREVRSELTDKAEEHAIGIFSANLRNLLLQPPVPGYVVLGVDPAYRTGCKLAVVDETGKLLEVAVTYPTPPNNKVADAERIIGGLIDKYGVTLIVIGNGTASRETESFIAGLIKNRAAAGKKGAEALQYIIVSEAGASVYSASKLAAEEFPSLDVAERSAVSIARRLQDPLAELVKIEPKAIGVGQYQHDVSQKRLGETLGGVVESAVNHVGVDANTASASLLSYVAGINATTAKNIVKHREETGRFESRAELKKVPRLGAKTYEQCIGFIRIPEAANPLDRTPIHPESYSVVSGLFRELGISMDAIGTDRARERLSAADASSLAGRLGVGEPTLKDIIDSLMRPGRDPREELPAPVFSKDVLAIEDLQAGMELQGTVRNVIDFGAFVDIGIKNDGLVHISQMSDRFVKHPMDVVAVGDVVTVWVLNVDLKKGRVGLTMRSPG; from the coding sequence ATGGCGGCCGAACAGGAGCGCATCGTGAAGGGCGTCGCCCAGGAGCTCGGCCTTCCACTCGGCAAGGTGAAAGCGGCGGTCGGGCTGCTCGACGAAGGCAACACGATTCCTTTCATTGCCCGCTACCGCAAGGAAATGACCGGCGAGCTGGACGAGAACGAGCTGCGCTCCATCGAGGAGAAGCTGAATTACCGCCGCAGCCTGGAAGAACGCAAGCGGGAAGTCCTTCGGCTCATCGGCGAGCAGAGGAAGCTGACACCGGAGCTGGAGAAGGCCGTGCTTGCCTCCATGAAGCTGCAGGAAGTGGAGGATCTGTACCGTCCTTACCGGCAAAAGCGCAAGACGCGCGCTTCCGTCGCGCGCGAGCGAGGACTCGAGCCGCTTGCCCGGTGGCTGCTGTCGCAGCCCCGTCAGGGAGATCCGCTGAAGCAAGCCGAGGCTTGCGTCCATCCGGACAAAGGCGTCGAGACGCCTGCCGATGCCCTCGCTGGAGCTCAGGACATCATTGCGGAGGAGATGGCCGACGAGGCGAGGACACGGGCATGGGTGCGCAAGTTCACGATGGACCAGGGAGCGCTTCGCACCGTCGTTCGGCAAGCCGGCGAGGAATCCGTCTACGAGATGTACTACGACTATCGGGAGCCGCTGCGCAAGCTTCCTCCGCATCGCGTCCTGGCCATCAACCGCGGGGAAAGGGAAGAAGTGCTCCGCGTCAGCCTGGAGGTTCAGGCCGATCGGATCCACGACTACATGATCCGGCACACGCTGCGCCAGGGCACCTCGCCCGGCGTCAAGGAGGCGCTCGTCGCCGCCATCGAGGACGCCTACAAGCGCCTGATCGCTCCTTCCATCGAGCGGGAAGTCCGGTCGGAGCTGACGGACAAGGCGGAAGAGCATGCGATCGGCATCTTCTCCGCCAATTTGCGGAATCTGCTGCTCCAGCCGCCGGTTCCCGGATACGTGGTGCTCGGCGTCGATCCGGCCTATCGGACCGGCTGCAAGCTGGCCGTCGTGGACGAGACCGGCAAGCTGCTTGAAGTCGCCGTCACCTACCCGACTCCTCCGAACAACAAGGTCGCGGATGCGGAACGGATCATCGGCGGACTGATCGACAAATACGGCGTCACTCTCATCGTCATCGGCAACGGCACCGCCTCGAGAGAGACCGAGAGCTTCATCGCCGGCCTCATCAAAAACCGGGCCGCGGCAGGCAAGAAGGGCGCGGAGGCGCTCCAATACATCATTGTCAGCGAGGCCGGCGCAAGCGTCTATTCGGCTTCCAAGCTTGCCGCGGAGGAGTTTCCATCGCTTGACGTGGCGGAGCGCAGCGCGGTCTCCATCGCCCGCCGCCTGCAGGATCCTCTGGCCGAGCTCGTCAAGATCGAGCCGAAGGCGATCGGCGTCGGCCAGTACCAGCATGACGTCAGCCAGAAACGGCTCGGGGAGACGCTCGGCGGCGTCGTGGAATCGGCCGTCAACCATGTCGGAGTGGACGCCAATACCGCTTCGGCATCTCTCTTGTCTTATGTGGCTGGAATCAATGCGACGACCGCCAAGAACATCGTGAAGCATCGCGAGGAGACCGGCAGGTTCGAATCGCGCGCAGAGCTCAAGAAGGTGCCCCGTCTGGGCGCCAAGACGTATGAGCAGTGCATCGGCTTCATCCGCATTCCCGAAGCGGCCAACCCGCTCGACCGGACCCCGATCCATCCCGAATCCTATTCCGTCGTCTCCGGACTGTTCCGGGAGCTCGGAATCAGCATGGACGCCATCGGAACGGACCGTGCGCGGGAGCGGCTCTCGGCGGCGGATGCTTCCTCGCTCGCCGGACGTCTCGGCGTTGGCGAGCCGACCCTGAAGGATATCATCGACAGCCTGATGCGTCCGGGAAGGGATCCACGCGAGGAGCTGCCTGCGCCCGTCTTCTCCAAGGACGTGCTCGCGATCGAGGACCTGCAGGCCGGCATGGAGCTCCAGGGGACGGTGCGCAACGTCATCGACTTCGGCGCCTTCGTGGACATCGGCATCAAGAACGACGGCCTTGTCCACATCTCCCAGATGAGCGACCGCTTCGTCAAGCATCCGATGGATGTCGTGGCGGTCGGCGATGTCGTGACGGTATGGGTGCTGAACGTGGACTTGAAAAAAGGCCGTGTCGGCCTCACGATGCGCTCTCCGGGATAA
- the cmpA gene encoding cortex morphogenetic protein CmpA codes for MPQWLSSQLMRAFQQKDLRQIRLLNDCWFIYRTKEPRDDSATTV; via the coding sequence ATGCCGCAATGGCTGAGCAGCCAACTGATGCGCGCGTTCCAGCAAAAGGACCTCCGGCAGATCCGGCTCCTGAACGACTGCTGGTTCATTTATCGCACCAAAGAGCCGCGCGACGATTCCGCCACGACCGTCTGA
- a CDS encoding hydrolase/acyltransferase, whose protein sequence is MPTMKYVLFRQGEQLSIVEMPATHAYQLSALNLRLHKELDKLTAANVPSLPHCIAEFSELELHDGSVPVQSGIDYLNELVESFRTIEEKAYPIKSLRTEMVALQAQLEQWYEEEYED, encoded by the coding sequence ATGCCTACCATGAAATATGTGTTGTTCCGGCAGGGAGAGCAGCTCTCCATCGTCGAGATGCCCGCAACCCACGCCTACCAGCTGTCCGCCCTCAACCTCCGCCTCCACAAGGAGCTGGACAAGCTTACGGCCGCCAACGTTCCCAGCCTGCCGCATTGCATCGCCGAATTTTCCGAGCTCGAGCTGCATGACGGCTCGGTGCCGGTCCAGTCCGGCATCGACTATCTCAACGAGCTTGTGGAGAGCTTCCGCACCATCGAGGAGAAGGCCTATCCGATCAAGTCCTTGCGGACGGAGATGGTTGCGCTGCAAGCCCAGCTCGAGCAGTGGTACGAGGAAGAGTACGAGGACTAG
- a CDS encoding MBL fold metallo-hydrolase yields the protein MKIEKFVLGPIQTNCYLLINEESGQAVVIDPGMEPKRLVERIRSGGFKLEAILLTHAHLDHMGGVDEVRKAFGCPVYIHDLEADWLTDPAKNGSLRWSHMTPPLVTDPAEYALDEGMKLELAGFRFRVLHTPGHSPGSVSFLHGSDLFSGDVLFRQSIGRTDLPGGREADLYNSIRSKLYRLDPQVKVHNGHGQATTIGHEMQNNPYVRIG from the coding sequence ATGAAGATCGAGAAGTTCGTGCTCGGCCCCATCCAGACGAACTGTTATCTGTTGATCAACGAAGAGAGCGGCCAGGCGGTCGTCATCGATCCCGGCATGGAGCCGAAGCGCCTCGTGGAGCGCATCCGCAGCGGAGGCTTCAAGCTGGAGGCGATCCTCCTGACCCATGCCCATCTGGACCATATGGGCGGCGTGGACGAGGTTCGCAAGGCATTCGGATGCCCGGTCTACATCCATGATCTGGAGGCGGATTGGCTGACCGATCCCGCGAAGAACGGATCCCTGCGATGGAGCCATATGACGCCGCCGCTCGTGACCGACCCGGCCGAATACGCCCTCGACGAGGGCATGAAGCTGGAGCTGGCGGGATTCCGCTTCCGCGTCCTGCACACTCCGGGCCATAGCCCCGGAAGCGTCAGCTTCCTGCACGGCTCGGACCTGTTTTCCGGCGACGTGCTGTTCCGGCAATCGATCGGGCGCACGGATCTGCCCGGCGGGCGCGAGGCGGACCTGTACAACTCCATCCGGTCCAAGCTCTATCGCCTCGATCCGCAGGTCAAGGTCCACAACGGCCACGGGCAGGCGACGACAATCGGGCATGAAATGCAGAACAATCCTTATGTACGAATCGGCTGA
- a CDS encoding ABC transporter permease subunit: protein MAQLEVDLHQRRKERPAIIRFLRQWDLQLMVIPAFILIVIFFYLPMYGTITAFQDYNIFKGISGSPWVGFKHFERFFNDPVFGRVMRNTLVISFLKLFICFPAPILLALMLNEVRSRYFKRIVQTISYLPHFLSWVIVSGLAMSILSTENGSLNMLLQSVNLIDEPVGWLNMPEHFWSILISANVWKEIGFGSIVYLAAIAGVDPSLYEAASMDGASRFKQMFVVTLPTIMPVIIIFFILAVGNLLTAGFEDILLIGSDPVLRPVADVLETYVYRMGIESQRFSYATAVGLFKAVVSVSLLTIANLLARRSGNSLW from the coding sequence ATGGCACAACTGGAAGTCGACCTGCACCAACGCCGCAAAGAGCGGCCCGCGATCATTCGCTTTCTGCGCCAGTGGGACCTGCAATTGATGGTCATACCGGCCTTTATCCTCATTGTCATCTTCTTCTATCTTCCGATGTACGGAACCATAACCGCGTTCCAGGACTACAACATCTTCAAGGGCATATCGGGAAGTCCCTGGGTCGGCTTCAAGCACTTCGAGCGTTTCTTCAACGACCCCGTATTCGGCAGGGTGATGCGCAATACGCTCGTCATCAGCTTTCTGAAGCTGTTCATCTGCTTCCCGGCGCCGATTCTGCTCGCGCTCATGCTCAATGAGGTCCGCAGCCGCTACTTCAAGCGGATCGTGCAGACGATCAGCTACCTGCCCCATTTCCTATCCTGGGTCATCGTTTCGGGACTGGCCATGTCCATTCTTTCGACGGAGAACGGAAGCCTCAACATGCTTCTCCAGTCGGTCAATCTGATCGACGAGCCGGTCGGATGGCTCAACATGCCGGAGCATTTCTGGAGCATCCTCATTTCGGCCAATGTCTGGAAGGAAATCGGCTTCGGCTCCATCGTCTATTTGGCGGCGATCGCCGGAGTGGACCCGAGCCTGTACGAAGCCGCCTCCATGGACGGCGCGAGCCGGTTCAAGCAGATGTTCGTCGTCACGCTTCCGACGATCATGCCGGTCATCATCATCTTCTTCATCCTTGCCGTCGGCAACCTGCTTACGGCCGGCTTCGAGGACATCCTCCTGATTGGCAGCGACCCGGTGCTGAGGCCGGTGGCGGATGTGCTGGAAACCTATGTATACAGGATGGGCATCGAATCGCAGCGCTTCTCCTATGCGACCGCCGTCGGACTGTTCAAGGCCGTCGTCAGCGTCTCGCTGCTCACCATAGCCAATCTGCTGGCGCGCCGATCCGGCAACAGCCTGTGGTAG